A window from Chiroxiphia lanceolata isolate bChiLan1 chromosome 3, bChiLan1.pri, whole genome shotgun sequence encodes these proteins:
- the ZFP36L2 gene encoding mRNA decay activator protein ZFP36L2, with the protein MSTTLLSAFYDIDFLCKTEKSLTNLSSMLDKKAVGTPVTPPSSSFAPGFLRRHSTSNLTALAGGSKFPSPTGSSSSSTSSSSSSSSSSFGSLKETGSGGGGGSSSPTALLNKENKFRDRSFSENGERSQHLMQQLQQQQQAAGKGGGSGGGGAPINSTRYKTELCRPFEESGACKYGEKCQFAHGFHELRSLTRHPKYKTELCRTFHTIGFCPYGPRCHFIHNADERRPAPGGGTAAPPPAAAAGPHHHPHHPPPHPAGSTGDLRAFAPRDHPLGGGGFGHPRGGGERPKLHHSLSFSGFSAHHHHHHPPHPHGAPPPPPPPGGRLDAALLESPGGSRTPPPPASASYCEELLSPPCANNAFAFSGQELGSLIAPLALHTQNFAAAAAAAAAAAAYYRCQQQPPPPGGGCPPPPASPPFSFQPLRRLSESPVFDAPPSPPDSLSDRESYLSGSLSSGSLSGSESPSLDSGRRLPIFSRLSISDD; encoded by the exons ATGTCGACGACACTTTTATCTGCCTTCTACGACATTGACTTCTTGTGTAAG ACGGAGAAGTCCCTGACCAACCTAAGCAGCATGCTGGATAAGAAAGCCGTGGGGACCCCGGTgacccctcccagctccagcttcGCGCCGGGCTTCCTACGGCGGCACTCGACCAGCAACCTGACGGCGCTGGCCGGCGGCTCCAAGTTCCCCAGCCCCACTGgctccagctcttcctccacctcctcctcctcttcctcctcctcctcttcgTTCGGCAGCCTGAAGGAGACGGGCTCCGGCGgaggcggcggcagcagcagccccacggCCCTGCTCAACAAGGAGAACAAGTTCCGGGACCGCTCCTTCAGCGAGAACGGCGAGCGCAGCCAGCACCTCATGCAGCAgctccaacagcagcagcaggcggCCGGCAAAGGGGGCGgctccggcggcggcggggcccccATCAACTCGACGCGCTACAAGACGGAGCTGTGCCGCCCCTTCGAGGAGAGCGGCGCCTGCAAGTACGGCGAGAAGTGCCAGTTCGCCCACGGCTTCCACGAGCTGCGCAGCCTCACCCGCCACCCCAAGTACAAGACCGAGCTCTGCCGCACCTTCCACACCATCGGCTTCTGCCCCTACGGCCCACGCTGCCACTTCATCCACAACGCCGACGAGCGCCGCCCGGCGCCCGGCGGGGGCACGGCCGCCCCCCCGCCTGCCGCAGCGGCCGGGCCGCACCATCACCCGCACCACCCGCCCCCGCACCCCGCCGGCAGCACCGGCGACCTCCGCGCCTTCGCCCCCCGCGACCACCCGCTGGGCGGCGGCGGCTTCGGGCACCCGCGCGGCGGCGGCGAGCGGCCCAAGCTGCACCACAGCCTGAGCTTCTCCGGCTTCTCcgcccaccaccaccaccaccaccccccgcACCCCCACGGCGCCcccccgccgccaccgccgcccgGCGGCCGCCTGGACGCCGCCCTGCTGGAGAGCCCCGGCGGGTCGCGcacgccgccgccgcccgcctcCGCCTCCTACTGCGAGGAGCTGCTCTCGCCGCCATGCGCCAACAACGCCTTCGCCTTCtcggggcaggagctgggcagcctCATCGCACCCCTCGCCCTGCACACCCAGAACTtcgccgctgccgccgccgcggccgccgccgccgccgcctaCTAccgctgccagcagcagccgccgccgcccggcggGGGctgcccgccgccccccgcctcGCCGCCCTTCAGCTTCCAGCCCCTCCGCCGCCTCTCCGAGTCGCCCGTCTTCGACGCGCCACCCAGCCCGCCGGACTCGCTCTCCGATCGGGAGAGCTACCTGAGCGGCTCCCTCAGCTCCGGCTCCCTCAGCGGCTCCGAGTCACCCAGCCTGGACTCGGGCCGCCGCCTGCCCATCTTCAGCCGCCTCTCCATCTCCGACGATTGA